A window of Mytilus edulis chromosome 10, xbMytEdul2.2, whole genome shotgun sequence contains these coding sequences:
- the LOC139492744 gene encoding uncharacterized protein: MLNTAVIQVYSPTNNADGEEKDDFYNFLQTTVNSIPKQDILMIIGDLNVKVGKDRTGREREMGPNGIGEMNENGEIFADVCAVNSLVIGDPKIVQDYHILLQNKFSVLENLHDDETSINTAWEIIRDSIVQACEETVGYLQQNRKQWMSENTWKIVNERRQVKEKVLTAITRQQKKQTQEQYNNKDKEVKKSCKQVKRNFVEQLAKEAEAACNKGDTPKPYTTLHSH, translated from the exons ATGTTAAATACAGCCGTAATCCAGGTTTACTCACCAACAAATAATGCAGATGGAGAAGAGAAAGATGACTTTTACAACTTTCTGCAAACCACTGTAAATTCTATACCAAAACAAGACATCCTCATGATAATAGGAGACCTCAATGTAAAAGTGGGTAAGGACAGGACAGGGAGAGAAAGAGAAATGGGACCAAATGGAATCGGTGAAATGAATGAGAACGGCGAAATCTTTGCTGATGTCTGTGCTGTAAACAGTCTAGTAATCGGTG ACCCTAAAATTGTTCAGGACTACCACATTCTGCTACAAAACAAATTTAGTGTACTTGAAAATCTACACGATGACGAAACTAGCATCAACACAGCATGGGAAATTATCAGAGATTCTATTGTTCAAGCATGTGAAGAAACTGTCGGCTATCTCCAACAAAACCGCAAGCAATGGATGTCAGAAAATACCTGGAAAATTGTCAACGAAAGACGACAAGTGAAAGAAAAAGTTCTAACTGCTATAACTAGACAGCAGAAAAAACAGACACAAGAACAGTATAACAATAAAGATAAGGAGGTGAAGAAAAGCTGCAAACAAGTTAAAAGGAACTTCGTAGAACAACTAGCAAAAGAAGCCGAAGCCGCCTGTAACAAGGGAGACACACCAAAACCCTATACAACATTACACAGCCATTAA